ATCGCCGCCTCCCAGCTGAGGCAGGGTAGCTCGCTCATCGGTGTAGGTTACGAGCTCGACGCCATCGCGGCCGTCGTCGTGGGCGGCGCCTCCCTCATGGGCGGAAAGGGTGATCCCCTGAACGCAGTGATCGGGGTGTTCATCCTGACCACCATCATCAACATCATGAACCTCGTCGGGATCTCCTCCGAGCCGCAGCTGGTCATCAAGGGCGCGGTCATCATCCTCGCCGTCTTCCTCTCCAGCGCAGGCGGCGTCCAGAGGATCTCCGGATTCTTCTCGAAACATTTCCCGCGCACCCGCGCCGTCTGACCGCCTACCCCCGTCTTCCCATTCAGCTCCAGAAAGCAGGAACCATGTCCATTCGCCCCTTTGGCCGCACCAGCCTGACCGTCTCCGATATCTGTGTCGGTACCAGTGCGCTCGGCAGCTTTCCCGCCCAATACGGTTACGAGGTCGATGAAGACACCGCCGTCGCTACTATTCAGCGTGTCTTCGACGGGCCCTTTACCTTCATTGATACGTCGAATGAGTACGGCGGGGGTGCAAGTGAAGAGCGGATTGGCCGGGCGATCGCCGAGCGCGGCGGCATCCCCGAGGGTTACGTCGTCGCCACGAAGGTCGACCCGCTTCCCGGCAGCGCCGACTTCTCCGGGGACCGTGTCCGCCGTTCAATCGAGGAGAGCCTCGAACGCCTCGGCCTCGATAAACTCCAGCTCGTCTACCTGCACGACCCCGAGAAGATCTCCTTCGAGGAGGGGGTGGCCAAGGGCGGACCGCTGGAAGCCCTCATCGATCTCCGGGACCAGGGTGTTATCCAGCACCTGGGCGTAGCCGGGGGCCCGATCGACCTGGAGCTGCAGTACCTGGCCACGGACGCATTCGACGCCGTCATTAGTCACAACCGCTACACCCTCGTTGAACAGACCGCCGAGCCGCTCCTGGAAGACGCGGCCCGCCGCGGAGTCGCCTTCGTCAACGCCGCCCCGTTCGGCGGCGGGATGCTCGTCAAGGGACCGAGGGCCGTCCCGCGGTACTGCTACGCGCCCGTGGACCAGACGACGATCGACAGGGTCCTGCGCATGGAAGAACTGTGCGGGCAGCACGGCGTCCCGCTGGCAGCAGCTGCCCTGCAATTCTCGGTCCGTGATGAGCGCGTGGCGTCGACCATCGTCGGAATGTCCCAGCCGGGCCGGGTCGAGGAGACCCTCAGCCTGCTCAACCACGACATCCCCCAGGAACTCTGGGACCAGCTCCTGCCCCTTGCACGCGAGGGACGCAACGGCATCGAAGCCGTGACGGTCTAACTACCGGGGCGGGTAGCAGGAATTTACGAAAGGAAACGAAGCAATGACCAGGAAGAAGCAGCCAGAGCCGGTAGATGTCGTCATCGTCGGTGCGGGCGCCGGCGGGGCAACCGCGGCAAAGGTGCTGTCGGAGGCCGGCCTGAAGGTGGTAGGCCTCGAGCGTGGGCCCTGGCTAAAGCCCGAGCACGCCTCGGGGGACGAACTCAAGTTCCTCAACCGGAATTTCATCTGGCAGGACCCGAAGATCAAACCGCGGACCTACCGCCCAAACGACAAGGTAGAGGCGGAAATCACCAACTTTTCCGCCACGCCGCAGGTCGTCGGCGGCGGCACCACCCACTGGGGTGGCATGGTTCCGCGTATGGCGGAGAGCGATTTCAAGCTGCGCAGCCTGCACGGCGATGTTCCGGGCGCAAGCCTGGTTGACTGGCCCATCTCCTATGACGAACTGGAGCCGTACTACACACGCGTTGAGTGGGAGTTCGGCACGTCGGGCCTTGCCGGAGCGAACAAGTGGGAAGCGTGGCGCAGCCGCGGCTACCCCACCAAGCCATCACCGCTGAGCCAGGTTGGACGGACCTTCGCCACCGCGATGTCAAAGCTCGGGCATGGCACGTTCCCCATGCCGCAGGGCATGGTCACCGAACCCTATCGGGGACGTCAGCCATTCAGTGAGAACGGCTTCTGGCAGCAGTACCCGGACCCGGGAACAGGCAAGTCATCCACGCTGATCAGCTTCATTCCGGACGCGGTTGCGACCGGGCGCTACGACCTCCGCTCCGATTCCTACGTGAGCGAGATACTCGTAGGCAAGGACGGCCGCGCCACCGGTGTCCGTTACCAGGACGAGGACGGCGACGAGTTCGTCCAGCACGCGAAAGCCGTGATCGTCTGTGGCGGCGGCATCGAAACCCCACGCCTGCTGCTCATGTCGAAGTCAGGGCTCTTCCCGGACGGACTCGGCAACGGCAGCGGCATGGTGGGTAAGAACGCCACCTTCCATCAGTACTCATTCTCGGTCGGCTTGTTCGACCGCGAGGTCAGCGACCCGCTTTACGGGTGGGCGGGCCACTACATGAGCCTGTGTTCGTTCGACTTCTACGAGACGGACGAGAGCCGGGGCCACATCCTGGGATCACTGATTTTCCCGTCAATGATCGGCCACCCGGTGAACTGGAGCTTCCCCGGCCGGCCTACGTGGGGCCAGGCGGCCAAGGACGCCGACCGCGATTTTTTCAACCACAGCATGAAAATCGGTGTCCTCCTGCACGACCTGCCGGTGGAGGACAACCGTGTCGACCTTGACCCGAACGTCAAAGACGCATGGGGTCTTCCGGTGGCCCGAATTACCCACACGCCCCACTCCAACGACTTTGCCCAGGAACGCTGGCAGGTTGCCAAGAACGGGGAAATCCTCGAGGCTGCCGGGGCGAAGAAGGTCATTCCGGTCAATATGGAACGGATCACGGGCAACACCTCGCATGAACTGGGCACCGCCCGGATGGGCAATGATCCGGCGACGTCCGTCGTGGACCGCTGGTGCCGCTCGCATGAAGTACCAAACCTCTACGTTTTCGACGCGAGCTTCTTCCCGACGGCGACCGGCATCAACCCGGCCCTGACGATCATGGCCAACGCCTGGAGGTGCTCTGACCATATCCTCCAGGTGGACCGCCACGGCTGGTCCGACAACTGATTCGCACTTCATACAGGACACGAAAGGACAGATGCCATATGGGACAGGCGGAATGGGCTACGGTACCCATCTCAACACGGGACGTGGACGGGCCGGTCTTCTTTACCGAGCACGAGTGGAACACGATCGAAGCGGCGTCGGCCCGGATTATCCCCGCCGACCACCACCCGGGTGCGCGCGAGGCCAGGGTGGTCCGCTTCATTGACCGGATGCTCGCGGGAACGCAGTTCATCTTTCCGGCAGCGGACGGCAACGGGTTCCTCCGGATGGAGGGCCTCGAGGAGGCCGCATGGCAGGAGCGAATCAAGCAGCGCCGGGAGTTTTACCGCGAGGGCGTTGTGGAGTTGGACCGGCTGGCGAAAGAGCGTGCAGACGCCGAGTTCATCGAACTGACGGAAGCGGACCAGGACGCGGTGCTCGAGACGCTGTCGGGCTTGGCCAAGCCCAACGCTTTTTCACTGGAGCACTCCGAGGTTGGCCTTGGGGGCGCGCCGGCAGGAAACCAACCGGTCAACGAGGACTTTCTGGAGTTCTTCCCGCTTCTGGTGCTTAACACCCGTCAGGGGTTTTACGGCGACCCGGTGTACGGAGGGAACGAGAACCGCGTCGGTTGGGGTGTCATCGGCTTCGATGGACCTCCGTCGCTGGCCTCCACCATGGACGGCACCTACACCACCCGCAAGTACATGGTGGAGGGGGCCGAGTGGCCATACGACCAGCATCCTGAGGTCCTGCGGTACCGGCGCCCGTGACAGTTGGCGCGCCGACCGGAGCCACGTTCCGTGGCTGCCCGGGGGTATCCGGGGATAATGTAGATGTGTCCACGACCCCCGCTCCCTCAAACGCCCGAAACTCCAATGGGCGCGGGGAGCGGCTGGCCTCCAGGTCAAAGGCTCCCCGGATGTCCGACGTTGCCCGGCTCGCCGGGGTGTCCCAGCAGACGGTGTCGCGGGTTGTCAGGGGAGCGACCAATGTCGATCCGGACATCCGTGAACGCGTCGAACACGCAATCGCCCAACTGCGGTACCGTCGAAATCCCGCGGCCGCGGCTCTCGCCAGCAACCGGACCATGACGATCGGTGTTGTCAGCTTCGAACTGTCTGTCCTGGGACCTACGGTAGCCCTGTACGGTATCTCCGAGGAAGCCCGGAAACATGGCTACGCGACGCGTTTAGTCACTCTGGCCAGTCTCGAACGCCGCGATATCCGGGCTGCCTTCGAATCCATCAATTCGGACACGGTTGACGGCGTGATCGTGCTCGCACCCCTGCTGGAAGCGATCGCGGTGCTCGCGGGTATCGACATCGGTGTCCCCGTAGTGACGTTCCAGCAAGGATCGCATCCGAGCCCGACTAGCGTTTCCGTTGACGAAGTGCGAGGTGCCCGGATGGTGGTGCGCCACCTGCTGGACCTCGGACACAAAACCGTGTGGCACGTTCAAGGCCCGCCTGGTTGGATGGCAACATCCGCCCGGGTCCAGGGATGGGCAGCGGAACTGGGGGCGTCTGGACGTTTCGTTCCGACGCCGATCGCAACGACCGACTGGTCAGCCGCCGAGGGATATCGCGTCGGCCGTGAGCTCGCCGCAAGGGAGGACGTCACAGCAGTCTTCGCCGCCAATGATCCTTTCGCGCTGGGAGTGATCAAGGCACTGGACGAGGCCGGGCGCGACGTCCCGGGAGATGTCAGCGTCGTGGGATTTGACGACGTCAAAGAAGCGCCCTTCTTTCGTCCGGCACTAACGACCGTAAGGCTCGATTTCGAAGCCATCGGCCACATTGCTGTGGGTCGCATTTTGGCCATGATAAAAGACGAGGCTGAGGGAGATATCCCTCTGTTGGAACCTCGTTTGGTACTCCGCGACACCACAGCGCCACCCCCAAGTCAGCGCTAAACCACTCCGCTGACTACCTACAGTCCTACTCGGGGCTGAACTCCTTGACTGGGAACTGAAGAGGGCCCTAGCCGCTTCTTGAAAAGCTATGAACCCAAAGGTCTTGCAATTTCCCACCTAACCGGAATATCGTGAGTTAGCGCTAACTCAGGTACTCAAAGAAGAGAAAAGAGAGAAAACAATGGTCGATCCATTTGTCGTCGTTGCGGTTTCGCCGCGGACAATCAATGTGAAGAATCCCGGCGACGGCGTCGCCAACGTCAAGCGCATCAACGAATTCATCGACACGGCGGTCATGGTCGGCGCCTGGGAAGGTTCTCCGGTCAAGCTGGTAGTCCTGCCCGAGATGGCGATCCAGGGCATGATGGCCAACACGCCTGGGAACCGTAAGAAGGAGGCCCACTTTGCCGTGACGATCCCTGGTCCGGAGACGGACGAGCTGGCGAAGAAGGCCGTGGAGCTCAATACCTACATCGCTGCCGAGCTGTACATGGTCAAGGACGAGGACTTCCCGGACCGCCACTTCAATGTCGCCTTCATCATCGATCCGCAGGGCGAGATCATCTACAAGCGCTACAAGGCCACCAGTGATGCCTACGAAGGAGGCATGCTCGGCAACATGAACCCGCACGACGTGTGGGACGAGTGGATCGAAAAGAAGGGAAATGGCAACGCAATGGACGCCATCTTCCCTGTGGCTAAGACCGAGATCGGCAACATCGGGTACGCCATCTGCCACGAGGGTGTCTACCCCGAGGTGCCGCGTGGGCTCGCGATGAACGGCGCCGAGATCATTATCCGGGGCACCCTGATCGAGCCGGCCGTCCAAAACGGCATGTGGGAACTGCAGAACCGGGCACACGCCATGTTCAACTCGGCGTACATCGTCGCTCCGAACCTGGGGCCCGAAGTCCGCGACGACGGGAGCATGCAGGACCTGTTCGGCGGCCAGTCCATGATCGTCGGTCCACGCGGGCAGATCCTCACCAAGCAGCAGGGCTGGACCTCGGGCGACTCGTTCGTCTGCACCACAATCGACATCGAAGCGCTCCGCCGGGCCAGGGTCGCCAACGGCCTGTACAACCAGTTCAAGGACCTGCGCACCGAGCAGTACCGGGTCATCTATGACAACCCGATTTATCCGAAGAACCAGTACCTCGACGCGCCGCCGAGCGAGGGATGGCTCGCCCGGGAAGACGCAACGCGGGCCGCTAATATCGAGAAACTCATCGAGCGCGGCGTGCTCACACCGCCCTCGGGCTACAGGGCATAAGTAGGGAAGTTGGCCGGGGAGCGCGTTTCGCGCACCCCGGCCAACTCTTGTGCCTCGGCTGTTTCTGAGCTGAACGATTCACAACATGAAAAGCAGACTTAGTTACGGGTCGGCTGTGGTCGTTGTCGGTCGCGGCCGCCTGGCGAGACAAGAAGAAGACAATGGATTATTCCCAGCTGGCCTACCCGCTCGTCGGCGCTATCAATACCGAAGCCCTCAGTGCGTTGCCCGGGGCCCCCGTAATCGAACCCGGAGGCGCCATGAGAAAGCGTAGACGAGTCAGCCGCCTCCGTGGCCGACTCTCGAATTTGTTACATCGGGCAGCCTGGGCCTTGGAACCGGACGTGGAACGGTGGGATCCCTGCCCGGGCGCCGGGTAGTAGAAAAGACCTATCCCTTCGGGATTGCCCGGGCTCCATATTAGGCCGGTCCCGTGGTTGTGGAGTCCACTGGTCAATGACACTGCGGGATAGCGGCGTCGACCAGGCAGACGGATGGACCGCCGGGGGAGTATCCGAGCCTGGAAGGGCCTGTGCAATAGTGTGAGCGCAGCGGTAGGAGCCGTACGGTTTTCGATGACAGTGTCTTTATGGGGCAATGGTCGCGGCGCACAGGCGGGGCCCGTGTAGGTTTTGTCCTGCCGGATAGTGACTCTTCGGGACGAATCGAGCATAGCTGCCTCCGGGTATCCGGGCGACGATTTTGCCCCGCAAAGGCCTCTGGCAAGGCCGGATTATTCGCCTTCGTCGACCGACAGGCGACGATGACGTTCCCGTTGGCCATAGGCCGCCCGAAGAATGTCGTCCTTTGTCTCGAATCCCGAGCCCAACGCGCCACCGATGAGCGCCGCCGATGTCGTCATCCAGGCAACCTCCACAAAGTCCGAATTAGTCACGGGATGTTGCAGGGTCAGCGCCAACAAGACATCGCAACTTCCGCGACCACGGTACGGCCATCGAAACGAATGGGAAGATCGGTTAGGCAGACCAAGACATCCCATGCACGGAGGATTCGGTGCTTCGCAATGGACTCCAGCATCGGCGCCAACACACTGCCAGCCGTAAGATCCTGGTACTCGATCACTACTGACCAATCGTGGCGCTCATCGGCAAGGTTGAGAAGATGGCCCACTTCGCGACCGTTGCGCTCGGCAAACTCCGCGGTGACCTCCGGTTCAGCGAGCACGCCCAGCGTACGGGCACTCGTGGGGTTCACGTCGCCTGAACTTTGCGGCAAGCCTGTCCTCCTATGATTCAGTGTTGTGACCAGCGACTTGGCGGTCACAAGGGTCCTGGACGCGGATTTCCGATGCGTCACTCCCTGGGGTCTGCTCCGGGGCACCGCGGTCTGTGCCCTGCAGGCTTCCCATGCTCACCTGGTCAGGGGCTGACGTCCGCGGCCTCACCTAGGCGTGCCACTGTCGCCAAGGCAACGGCATTTCCCCGCCCGTCCAGAAGCGATCGGCTGGGACGGACTAGAATTGACGGATTATGGCCAGTCAGCAGAATGATCTGCCCGCCCTGCCTCGCGCCTTTCGCTTCACCACGCATGGCATCGCGCCCGTCAACCGCGTCCAGCTGTGGGAGGGCCACAACGCCAAGGCCCTGATTTCGCTCGATATCCGGACCCTCGACGAGTCCCCGCTGCACGCGGCTGAAGTGAATCTCCAATTTCCGTACCTGCGTCTTGCCCACGTGCGCGGTACGGCCCAGATCGTGGAGCGTTCGGAATCGTTCATCCGGCAGAACCCCACCGAAATGGTGGCGATCTTCTTCGCCCTAGCCGGCGATGCATTCTTTTACCACCGCAGCGGCCACGAGTTGTTGAAACCGGGCCAAGCCATCATGTACGACGCAGACCTGCCGTTCATGCGCGGCTTCGCGGAAGGGCTCCAAGAGCTTGTCCTTACCGTTCCCCGGCCGCTTTTCCTGGAGCTGTCCGGGGGGACTGGCCTCAACCGACCAGTGCGGTTCGATTTCGGCCCCGGCGGGGTCCCTCAGGCACAAGAGCTCGCGCGGCGGATCCGGACAGCGCTGGCGGCCCAGCAGCCGACGGATGACGCCGAGAATACCGTCCTTGAACTATTCCGCTCAATCGCTTCAGGGGGCAACGCCGGCAGCGATGCCGGCTATCTGGCAGCTGCCAAGGGATACATCGAACGGCACCACGGCGATCCTGAACTTTCGACGGCGGAGGTGGCTGCCGCCGTCGGCATCAGTGAGCGGCAGCTAGGGCGGGCCTTCGCAGCCGCGGGCCTCACGCCCGGGCGGTATGTCCTGGGGCTGCGGCTGGATCGCGGCCAGGAGCTTCTCGCTTCGCCCGCCGCGGATGGCTTGAGCATCGGCGAGATCGCTGCGAGGGTCGGCTTTTTGTCGCAGAACTATTTCGCACGTACCTTCAAAGAGCGGTTCAGCGCCACGCCATTGCAGACGCGCAAGGCAGCCAGGGCAGGCATTCCGCTTGAGTAGCCGCAGAGGGAACGGGTCGTTTTAGTACTGCGGCGACGCGTTTTAGCACCGGCCGGACGCATCAGCGCCGACCAGGTCCACGGCCGATAGTGACCTGTGACACTTCTTGGGAAGGCCCGGTCCAGCAGCATCACCACCGCAAAGCCAGCGCCGGCCACAGTGTCCAACCACAACCAACGGAGGTTGTCATGCCAATTTTCAATGACGGAATCACCGCCACTGCCCGCCCGGAAGGTACCGGCATCGTCATTACGGACGTGCTGATTGTGGGCTCCGGCCCAGCAGGCAGCTCGGCGTCCCTGTTCCTCTCCAACCAGGGCATCCCGAACATCATGATCACCAAGTATCGCTGGACCGCGAACACGCCCCGTGCCCACATCACCAACCAGCGCACCATGGAAGTCCTGCGCGACGCCGGCATCGAGGAGCAGGTCCTGGCCGAGGCCACGCCGCACGAACTCATGGGTGACACGGTCTATTGTGAATCCCTCGCCGGCGAGGAGATCGGCCGCCGCCCTACCTGGGGCACGCGTCCTGATCGGCGGGCCGACTATGAACTCGCGTCGCCTTCCATGCCGTGCGATATTCCGCAGACTCTGCTGGAACCGATCATGGTCAAGAACGCGGCGATGCGTGGCACGCAGGTCCAGTTTTCCACTGAATACCTATCCCATACGCAGGATGGCGACGGCGTAAGTGTCCAGGTGCTGAACCGCCTCACCGGACACGAATACACCATCCGGGCGAAGTACCTCATTGGCGCTGATGGTGCGCGCTCCAAGGTGGCCGCCGACATCGAGCTCCCCATGGAGGGCCTGATGGACATTGATGGCTCTATGAACATCACGTTCAAGGCGGACCTGACCCACCTCGTGAAGCACCGCCCGTCAATCCTGTACTGGGTGTTCAACCCGGGCTCAAACATCGGCGGTCTCGGCGCCGGCCTGATCCGCATGGTCCGCCCGTGGAATGAGTGGTTGATCTGCTGGGGCTTCGACATCAACGGTGAGCCCCCGGTCCTGGACAATGCCGAAGCAATCCGGATCATCCGTAACCTGGTGGGCGTCGCGGACCTCGACGTCGAAATCCTGGGCTATTCGCTGTGGGGCAACAACGAACAGTGGGCCACCCACCTGCAGAAGGGCCGCGTTTTCTGCGCCGGAGATGCCATCCACAAGCACCCGCCGAGCCACGGACTTGGCTCCAACACCTCCATTCAGGATTCCTACAACCTGGCCTGGAAGCTGGCCGCCGTAATTAGGGGCCAGGCCGGTCCCGAACTGCTGGAAACCTACTCCACCGAGCGCGCCCCCGTGGCCAAGCAGATTGTCACCCGCGCCAACCAGTCCAGCCGCGACTACAAGCCGATCTTTGACGCCCTGGGGGTCACGGATGCCACCACGGACCCGGAATTCACCGAGAAGCTCCAGCTTCGCAAGGAAAACTCGCCCGAGGGCGCCGCGCGCCGGACGGCACTGCGCGCCGCACTCGACGCGAAGGACTATGAGTTCAATGCACAGGGTACCGAGATCGGTCAGTACTACGAGTCAACGGCTGTCGTGACCGACGGCGGTGAGCGGCCTGCACGGACCGAGGACGAGCTGCTGCATCACCAGAAGTCCACGTTCCCGGGCCTCCGGTTGCCGCATGCCTGGCTTGGAAACGCAACGTCCAAGTACTCGACTCACGACATCGCCAAAGGCACCGGTTTCACCATCTTCACCGGAATCACGGGTCAGGCTTGGGCAGACGCCGCGGTCAATGTGGCCGCTCGGCTGGGGATTGAGCTCAAAGCCGTGGTCATTGGCGAAGGCCGGGAGGTCCAGGACCTCTACGGGGACTGGCTCCGCCAGCGGGAAGTCCAGGAGGACGGTGTCATTCTCGTTCGCCCGGACAAGCACATCGGCTGGCGCGCCCACACTATGGTTCAGGATCCCGTAGCTGCCCTTACCGCAGTGCTCGCCGAGATCTTGAGCGTCGGCCTTGAAGACTGCGATCTCGCCGAGGAAGCCGAAGCCGTTCTCGCACCCGCCGGTCTTAGTCGCTGAGCGCGCAGCAACATTTCACTCCGGTGAATATCGGCATTATTCGGACCTAAAGGCTCTTAGTCACGGATAAATATGTATTTCTATTTACGAATACGCGCTTTTACGCTTATTTCTGCATGGCATTGAGCCAGCAGACCTACTGAGAGGCCTCAATGGAGACGCGACATCTCAAGTACTTCATAGCCGTCGCAGAAGAACGGCATTTCGGCAGGGCCGCCGCCAGACTCCATATGGCGCAACCGCCTTTGTCCCAACAGATCCGGCAGCTGGAGGAACAGTTGGGCACCCCGCTGATGGTCCGGACTACCAGGAAGGTGGAGCTGACGCCGGCAGGTCAGGTACTGCTGGATCGGGGGCGGGTGCTGCTTCAGGAACTGCAAGTCCTGGAATCCGATGTGCAGCAGGTTGGCGAAGGTGCCACGGGCGTGCTCCGGGTAGGGTTCACCGGCACGGCCACGTACCGGCTAATGCCCATCATCGTCCAGGCCGCGCGCCGCACCCTGCCTGGGCTCCGCATCACGGTCCAAGGCGAAATGCTGACGCCGCAGATGGAAGCTGCGTTGGAGGAGGGCAGGCTCGATGCTGCCGTCCTCCGCCCACCTGTTCATTCGGGGGCCATCGCCCTGAAGCTGCTGGAACAGGACCAGCTGGTGGCGGCCTTGCCCGCAGACTCGCCGCTGGCAGAGAAGGGAACGCTGGAGCTGGCCGCCCTGTCCGAGGAGGGCTTCATCGGATATCCCGGCTATTCCGCGGTCAGCAGCATCTTTGTTGATGCCTGCCGCAAGGCCGGATTCCAGCCCCGGGTCGTTCAGGAGGCAAAGGAGACCTCCACACTGCTCTCGCTCGTGGCCTCCGGTATGGGCATAGCACTCGTTCCCATGACATCTCGGATGTTTTCCTATCAGGGCGTTGCTTTCCGGCCGCTCCGGAACCCCCCGCCGATGGACCTGGCGGTGGCCTGGAACAGCGACAAGGAAACGCCGCTGTTGCGCGCCTTCCTCGATCTCTTCGATTCCCTCCCCGCCAAGCAGCCCCCAGGTAAGTCGGCAACCTCCAAAGGACAGACCCCGTGAAGATCACACGCATCGAGGCCATCCCCTATGCCATCCCGTACTCGCGGCCGCTGAAGTTCGCCAGCGGAGAGGTGAGCACCGCGGAACATGTGCTGGTCCGGATCCACACGGATGCGGGTATCTGCGGAGTGGCAGACACTCCTCCGCGGCCCTATACATACGGCGAAACCCAGGATTCGATCGTGTCGGTGGTGACCAAGGTCTTTGCCCCGCAGCTCATCGGGATGGACCCGATGGACCGCTCCAAAGTCCAGCAGTTGCTCGGGCGCACGGTCAATAACCCCACGGCCAAGGGGGCCCTGGACATCGCACTCTGGGATGTCATCGGGATTTCGCTGGGCACCCCGGTGCACAAGCTCCTGGGTGGCTTCAGCGACAGCATGCGGGTCTCGCACATGCTGGGCTTCAAGGCCGCCGCAGAGCTCCTCGAGGAAGCGCTGCGGTTCCGTGAAACGTACGGCATCGACACCTTCAAGCTCAAGGTTGGCCGGCGGCCGCTCTCCCTGGACGTCGAGGCCTGCCACGTGCTGCGGGAAGGCCTCGGTGCGGACACCGAGATCTACCTCGATGCCAACCGCGGGTGGACGGCGAACGAGGCCATGGAGGTGCTCCGCCGGACCGAAGGCCTGGGATTGTCAATGCTGGAGGAGCCGTGCGATGCCGCCGAGGCGATGGGACGGCGCCGGCTGGTCCAGCACTCGAGCATCCCGATCGTGGGCGACGAAAGCGTCCCCAACCTCGGGGACGTTTCCCGGGAACTGCTCTCCGGCGGAAGCAACGCGATCTGCATTAAGACAGCGCGCAGCGGTTTCACCGAGGCCCAGCAGATCCTCGGCCTCTGCGAGGGCCTTGGCGTGGACGTCACGATGGGCAACCAGATCGACACACAGGTCGGCAGTCTCGCCACGGTCACCTTCGGCGCGGCCTTCGAGGCCAGCTCCCGGCGGGCCGGGGAGCTCTCCAACTACCTGGACATGACGGATGACCTGCTTGCGGAGCCGCTCGAAATTACCGACGGGGCCATCCGGGTCCGCAAGGCCCCCGGCGTCGGGGCAGCCATCGACGCCGACAAGCTGCAGAAGTACCGTCAGGACTAGGCGTGCCCGGCCGTATCCGCCCCCAGAAACCCCACACCGAAAGGAACACCTCATGCTTTACCTGGTCCGCATGGACGTCAATATTCCGCCGGACATGCCCAAAGAAAACGTCGACGCAATCAAGGCGGAGGAACGGGAGTACTCCCAGGAGCTCCAGCACAACGGCCGCTGGCCGCACTTGTGGCGGGTCGTGGGCGAGTACTCCAACTACTCGGTGTTCGACGTCGCGGACAACGATGAGTTGCACACGCTGCTGTCCGGACTGCCCCTCTTCCCGTACATGGACATCAAGGTTACGCCGCTGGCCAAGCACCCGTCCGCCATCGAATAGCACGCCCCGCATTTATATCAATTAGCATGCATCGCATTCATATCGAAGAGCTTTCAATGATCCGGAAATAGGTATTTCCCCTCGCTCAATAAGGGCAATATCGTGGAAACAACACCGGATGTGATGTGCAGCACTAAGCAGCAGACGCGACATACCGGAACCCCTCGAACCGTTTATGACCAAGGTTCCGGAGCCACCATTCTTTGACAAGGGAGTCACCATGACAACGGAAATCCAAGCCACCGCCGCATCCTCCGGCGCGGGGGCCACCGCCCGCTTCCGGGAAAACAAGCACATCGGCGCCGGCACGAGCCAGGAACGTGTCAGCTCGCTGGCCGGCCGCATCATCAAGGCGATCAACGACACCGTCCTGGAT
Above is a window of Arthrobacter sp. FB24 DNA encoding:
- a CDS encoding FAD-dependent oxidoreductase; amino-acid sequence: MPIFNDGITATARPEGTGIVITDVLIVGSGPAGSSASLFLSNQGIPNIMITKYRWTANTPRAHITNQRTMEVLRDAGIEEQVLAEATPHELMGDTVYCESLAGEEIGRRPTWGTRPDRRADYELASPSMPCDIPQTLLEPIMVKNAAMRGTQVQFSTEYLSHTQDGDGVSVQVLNRLTGHEYTIRAKYLIGADGARSKVAADIELPMEGLMDIDGSMNITFKADLTHLVKHRPSILYWVFNPGSNIGGLGAGLIRMVRPWNEWLICWGFDINGEPPVLDNAEAIRIIRNLVGVADLDVEILGYSLWGNNEQWATHLQKGRVFCAGDAIHKHPPSHGLGSNTSIQDSYNLAWKLAAVIRGQAGPELLETYSTERAPVAKQIVTRANQSSRDYKPIFDALGVTDATTDPEFTEKLQLRKENSPEGAARRTALRAALDAKDYEFNAQGTEIGQYYESTAVVTDGGERPARTEDELLHHQKSTFPGLRLPHAWLGNATSKYSTHDIAKGTGFTIFTGITGQAWADAAVNVAARLGIELKAVVIGEGREVQDLYGDWLRQREVQEDGVILVRPDKHIGWRAHTMVQDPVAALTAVLAEILSVGLEDCDLAEEAEAVLAPAGLSR
- a CDS encoding LysR substrate-binding domain-containing protein is translated as METRHLKYFIAVAEERHFGRAAARLHMAQPPLSQQIRQLEEQLGTPLMVRTTRKVELTPAGQVLLDRGRVLLQELQVLESDVQQVGEGATGVLRVGFTGTATYRLMPIIVQAARRTLPGLRITVQGEMLTPQMEAALEEGRLDAAVLRPPVHSGAIALKLLEQDQLVAALPADSPLAEKGTLELAALSEEGFIGYPGYSAVSSIFVDACRKAGFQPRVVQEAKETSTLLSLVASGMGIALVPMTSRMFSYQGVAFRPLRNPPPMDLAVAWNSDKETPLLRAFLDLFDSLPAKQPPGKSATSKGQTP
- a CDS encoding mandelate racemase/muconate lactonizing enzyme family protein, producing MKITRIEAIPYAIPYSRPLKFASGEVSTAEHVLVRIHTDAGICGVADTPPRPYTYGETQDSIVSVVTKVFAPQLIGMDPMDRSKVQQLLGRTVNNPTAKGALDIALWDVIGISLGTPVHKLLGGFSDSMRVSHMLGFKAAAELLEEALRFRETYGIDTFKLKVGRRPLSLDVEACHVLREGLGADTEIYLDANRGWTANEAMEVLRRTEGLGLSMLEEPCDAAEAMGRRRLVQHSSIPIVGDESVPNLGDVSRELLSGGSNAICIKTARSGFTEAQQILGLCEGLGVDVTMGNQIDTQVGSLATVTFGAAFEASSRRAGELSNYLDMTDDLLAEPLEITDGAIRVRKAPGVGAAIDADKLQKYRQD
- the catC gene encoding muconolactone Delta-isomerase; the protein is MLYLVRMDVNIPPDMPKENVDAIKAEEREYSQELQHNGRWPHLWRVVGEYSNYSVFDVADNDELHTLLSGLPLFPYMDIKVTPLAKHPSAIE